AGGGCGGAATGTACTGGGAACCTGACAAGGAGTGCATGGATCGGGAGGAGCTCGAGCAGCTCCAGCTCGAGCGGCTGCAGTCGACGCTCAACCGCGTATACGCGCACGTCCCGTTCTACCGGAAGGCGTTCGACGCGCTCGGGGTCTCCCCGGAGGAGATCGGGTCGCTCTCCGACCTCTCCCGGCTGCCGTTCACGACGAAGGAGGACGTGAGGGGGAATTACCCCTACGGGCTGTTCGCGGTCCCGCTTCGGGAGGTCGTCCGCATCCACGCCTCGTCCGGGACGTCGGAGACGTCGTCGGTCGTCGGCTACACGCGCAACGACGTCAAGATGTGGAGCAAGCTGGTGGCCCGCGTCCTCGTCGCCGGCGGGGTGACCAAGGACGACGTCGTCCAGGTCTCGTTCCGGTACGGGTTGTTCACCGGGGGGTTCGGGCTGCACTACGGCGCCGAGCGGCTCGGCGCCTCGGTGATCCCGGCGTCCAGCGGAAACACGGCCCGCCAGATCCAGATCATGAGGGACTTCAAGACGACGGCGCTGGTGTCCACCCCCTCCTACGCGATGCTGGTCGCCGACACGATCCGGGAGATGGGGATCCCCGTTTCGGCGCTCTCCCTCAAGTACGGCCTCTTCGGGGGGGAGCCGTGGTCCGAGAAGATGCGGGAGGAGATCCAGGACGCCCTCGGGATCGTCGCCACGGACAATTACGGGCTCTCCGAGGTCATGGGGCCCGGGGTTTCCGGCGAATGCCTCGAGCGCAACGGCCTGCACATCAACGAGGACCACTTCCTCGTAGAGGTCATCGACCCGAAAACCCTTCATCCCGTGCCTGCCGGACGGACGGGGGAGCTCGTCATCACGACGCTGACGAAGGAGGCGTTCCCGATGGTCCGGTACCGGACCCGGGATCTCACCAGCCTTCACGCGGGGGATTGCCCGTGCGGGCGGACGGGGCGCCGGATGAGCCGCCTGGCGGGCAGGACCGACGAGATGCTGATCATCCGCGGGATGAAGGTGTCGCCCTCCAAGATCGAGTCCCTGCTCTTCGAGATCGAGGGGAAGGAGCCGGACTACCGGATCATGATCGACCGGAAGGGGGCGATGGACGAGGTCACGGTCCTCGTCGAGGCCAACGGGGAACCGCCGTTCGGAGAGGAGCGCCGGCACGTCGGGAGGACCGTGGAGACGATCCGGAAGCGGCTGACCCACGAACTGGGGGTGACGGTGGACGTGAAGCTCGTCGGGAAAAAGGACCTCGACACGCCCGACGGGAAGCCGAAGCGCGTCGTCGATCTTCGGAAGCTGTAATGGCCCATTACAGCTTCCCTCTGACGGCCATCATCGGAAATATGCCGGGATTCGAGCGAGGCGGCATCCGCTCCGATTCCACATGCAACAAGCCCCGCTGGGGATAGGAGATCATCATGGGCCCTGGAACCTTGTACGTCGTGGCGACGCCGCTTGGGAACCTGGAGGACATCACCTTCCGGGCCGTCCGCGTCCTCAAGGAGGCGCCGGTGATCGCCTGCGAGGACACGCGCCGCACGGTGAAGCTGCTGAACCGCTACGAGATCCGCACGCCGATGGTCGTCTTCCACGAATACAACAAGGTGCGGGCGGGGGCGGGGATCCTTCGGCGCCTCCGTGAAG
This bacterium DNA region includes the following protein-coding sequences:
- a CDS encoding phenylacetate--CoA ligase, which encodes MYWEPDKECMDREELEQLQLERLQSTLNRVYAHVPFYRKAFDALGVSPEEIGSLSDLSRLPFTTKEDVRGNYPYGLFAVPLREVVRIHASSGTSETSSVVGYTRNDVKMWSKLVARVLVAGGVTKDDVVQVSFRYGLFTGGFGLHYGAERLGASVIPASSGNTARQIQIMRDFKTTALVSTPSYAMLVADTIREMGIPVSALSLKYGLFGGEPWSEKMREEIQDALGIVATDNYGLSEVMGPGVSGECLERNGLHINEDHFLVEVIDPKTLHPVPAGRTGELVITTLTKEAFPMVRYRTRDLTSLHAGDCPCGRTGRRMSRLAGRTDEMLIIRGMKVSPSKIESLLFEIEGKEPDYRIMIDRKGAMDEVTVLVEANGEPPFGEERRHVGRTVETIRKRLTHELGVTVDVKLVGKKDLDTPDGKPKRVVDLRKL